ACACCTAACAACAAACCCTGTATGTAAGAATGAATAGAAGAAAGAGGCGAAACCTGAAAAGAACAACGCAAGGCAAAGTCTTTATTGCAAGCTTTGTGACAAAGAAAGGAGCATTCTGCATTTATGTCAACCAAGCATTAGCTTCAGCAAAGGATTGGTCAAAAGCCATTTCCTTTTCTCTAACTTTAATCAAGTGGTTCACACTAACCTCTGCGTCCACTTTAATGAACTTTGTGTCCACATGTCTAGGCGCAAGAGTTTTCAGATGCTTGTCCATAATCCTACAATGATGCAGTGAGTGCATATCTTTGGTTACGAGCTCACATATCAGAagacgaacaaaaaaaataagctGATGGGAGATCTTACTTGCACCGGTAAAATTCCTTGTGGTAGAAATGACATATCACCTTCTCACTCCTGGTGACTTCACCCAAGAAATCTCCTTCGCTTACCTCTCGATATTCACCATGTCCTTGTCTTTTAAACGCTTCTCTCTTCTCAACTTCTCTCTGTCAAGTTAGAATCTTAGAAGGTTTAGTTCATACAGATACCTACACAACTAATTATACAGTATGATGCCAAAGTTATAACCTTAAGTGCTGCAATCCTATCACCGTGCAATCTTTCTAGCTCTGGATCCTACAGCACATAAACAAGTAAGTCTACTATAGAAGCTTGAAAATCTCAATacacccaaaacaaaataaaacagcCCAACAAGCGAACATTGCACTTACATCCATAAGTTCATCAAGATCAACCTCTTCATTAACAGGTTTTGATCCTTGCGCTTTCTCATTTGCAAGAACTTCCTACAAATCCGTataaacaaatcatcaaaaacatACAAGTACTCTACTCACAGGTTATCTACACAGCCCATATAACTCATCAAAGTCTATCACTTGGGCAGACATCAAACAAACACCATTTCAACAATGGATTTGCTTTTAACATAGATGAATCAATTCTTTGAATCTCATATACGTAATGAAATAAACTTACCAAAAGCATATATGATCgaacaatttccaaaattttgagAATAAGGCAACTAGGAAATTGCATTTGATggctttaaaccaaaaactcaaaagataaaattatttatttacctTTTGATAATTTCTAGCAGCTGCAGCCATTACATTTCCGAATGCTAGATTCGAAAGGGTCGATTTGACTGCATCCGGATCCATCTTTTAGCACCCAAAAAATTCCACAACACGAATAGCATcagaaacaacaataaaaatattaggatttagagatagaagaaaactaaaagcTCCAAAGATCATACCTTTTTCCAGTTCCTCCCCgatgtgaagaagaaaatacacagcttgagaaatcaaaatcaaagctttttcagtttttttttgtttctaacaatTTCAAATCTGGAgcggaaaaaaacaaaaaaaaaaaaaaaatcccaaaatcaaaAGATGAACACAATACAAAGGTAAGTTACAAGAACCAAACGACTGCGTTTCGTtagattaaaaatgaataatggGCCTTTTCATATCTAATGGCCCATAAGGCCTAGCtaagctaattttttttaaatgtcggTCGCTAACCACTACTACGCTACGCCGAGTCGCCGACGTCTTTACATGCCATGTGTCTCACTCTTAATCAATACAGATTTAACTAATGACACTTTTTATGTCGGCCAACACAGATGGAGTAAAATATCTAATATGAATCTGATGCTCAATTCCTATCCAAAATGAAAATTGCGGTTCTATAAAAGTATCATCCAAGAGCTCATTTAATCTTCATCGATCAAAAGTCCTAAGTTCCatcaaaaaacaaagttttctatatatctaagaaaagaGTCAGAAGTTTATTTTGAGTCGAAGAAAGAAAATGGATTCTTACCAGAACCAATCCGGAGTGCCAAAGAAGGGAATTACTGAGAAAATCATGGAGAAGCTCCCAGGTCATCATGCTCCTCATCACACTGGAGGAGCCAACCCTGCTTATGGTGCTACTAGCGCTGGCGGTGTTCACCACAAGAAGCAAGGAATGACGGAGAAGATTATAGATCAGGTGACTCCCGGCCATCATGGAACTCATCAAACTGGTTACGGTGCTACTAACACTGGTGGTGTTCACCACGAGAAGCAAGGGATGACCGAGAAGATCATGGATCAGGTGACGCCAGGCCATCATGGTGGATCACACCAGACTGGAACCCACACGGGTTATGGTAACACTGGCGGTGTTCACAACGAGAAGCAAGGGATGACAGAGAAGATTATAGATCATGTGACGCCAGGCCAGCATGGAACTCATCAGACTGGTTACGGTGCTACTAACACTGGCGGTGTTCACCACGAGAGGAAAGGGATGACGGAGAAGATTATGGATCAGGTGACGCCAGGCCAGCATGGTGGATCACACCAGACTGGAACCCACACGGGTTATGGTAACACTGGCGGTGCTCACCACGAGAAGCAAGGGATGACGGAGAAGATTATGGAGACACTTCCAGGTCATCAGGGGTCTCACCAAACTGGTACTCACGCGGGTCATGGTGCTACACACACTGGTGTAGTTCACCACGAGAAGAAAGGTATAgttgaaaaaattaaagatcaGTTGCCTGGTCATCATGGAACCCATCAAACTGGAACCACTACGGGTTATGGTAATACTGGAGTTGTTCACCACGAGAAAAAGAGTACGATGGATAAGATCAAAGAGAAGCTTCCTGGTAGTCACTAAACTAGAATCATTTTAACAAGTTGTTTAATTTGAGAATAATTAAGTATCCTGGACCTgtattgtattgtttttttaatatgatgcTTTTAAATAAAGCGCGTTTATGCGTATATGTATGTGATTCGGTCGTTGATTTAATATGAAGTTTCCACTTTTGATTTCGTTTATATATAGTTGGTTTTTTATGTTATGATAATATGTgaattattttatcgaaattgAACATTATTATCAGGGGGAATGAACTACTCTGTGACccccaaaaaaactaaaaagccAAAGATACTTCAGCAACTAAAGCTGAAAGGAACTTGGAAGAAACTAGACATGTGTAAAAAACCATTGAGAGAGCAGACAACCACaaccttttaaatttaaaagtgGATACAAAGTACAGTATGTATGAGGAATTAAAGTACCAAATTTATCCATTGACTTGTATATCTCTCTCTTACTCTCCTCTCCTTTATTTGATCCCAACGGtaacaaacacaaattacaTGTATTTgcttaattaaaaacaaagatgaatttGAGAAAACTTATTCGTTGTTCTTATTGTTACATGTGTGTGTAAATGTGTTAAatcctaaaatttaaaaatagaacATCAAAGGTGGAACAAGAAACACAAACGAAACGACGGCGTTTGCTAGCAATATGGAGTGTTGTTTTATTGCATGCAGGACCATAAAGTccaaaataagatatttattaaAGGGATTAATTAAACGAGGTGGGTGGATTAGTAGTAACGGACATGTGTCATACCAACCACAATTGACAATACCAACGTCTTACGTAATCGCCGCGTGTGTCGCTCGTAATCAACACAAATTATTTTAAGTATGTGTGATTATGAGCCCTATCCAAAGTTGCggttctatataaaaaaaaaaaagaatcattcaAAAGAGTCTGAATATCGTCAAGAATAGTTTCGtctatagttaaaaaaaaaggttgaattttcaattgtaacttgtaagaggaAAATGGAGTCTTACCAAAACCAATCCGGAGCTCAGCAGACTCACCAACAGCTTGACCAATTCGGTAATCCAGTTTCAACTACCACTGCAGGTCCAGTCATCGCTGAAGGTGGTGGTTTGAGTGGCATGCTTCACCGTTCTGGGAGTAGCTCTAGCTCTAGCTCGGTACGTATACTTCTGTTTTCTGCAATTGCTTTTGCGATATTTAATGTACTTTCTATatcaccaaaatatattaaattgttTCATTTAATTTGACTTCACCTAATTATTTCCAAGAAtgtctatttttaaaaagtaaaatttaaaaaaggAGCGAGAGTACTTTTGCTTTGCTTATATCAAATACATAcgtgtaaaatttaaaatttataatattcgCAACCTTCCAACATGAATACTTCGAATTTCAAATATGGGAAAGTGTTGCAAAAacttattgcttttttttttgttgatgttcTACTAATTGTCACGTGTGTGTGCATGCATGAAGGAGGACGATGGACTAGgtgggaggaggaggaagaagaagggaatAACGGAGAAGATTAAAGACAAGCTGCCGGGTCATCATGAGTCCAACAAGACTTCTTTAGGTTCCACCACGACGGCCTATGATACCGGCACCACCGTTCACCACGAGAAGAAAGGCATGATGGAAAAGATCAAAGAGAAGCTCCCGGGTGGTCATCATTAGATTCACTTTTATCAACCTGTTTGCGTATATGTTATATGgtactatatattttcatttcacAATAATGTTTTAGTGTGGCTCTTATTAAGAACAATGCATATGACGTACTCTTTTAACACAAGGGTCGTTACGcctatatatgtttgttgaaTGGAATAAATATAAGCCTCTCTTTTTCGAATCATTTATGGCTCAAGCCTTCTATTGTTTCAAGTGATACAAATTTAGGTAATGTTAGCACACGGGCCGATTCACGATACATCGATATATTTCCATTTAAAATAACAAAGGTGATATTGACATTTTCTATTCCCAACACGAAGGAATACAGAAAAGAACGAGAAATATGGAAACTATATATAGATGTAACGAACATAATATGTGAGTGTTGTACGTAACATTCATACCTGTCACACCTTCCTCTATAAATTATTCAACCATGCAATCATCACTTCCCAATCATCCTTAAGAGTCCCATTGAATACAGAAATGGTGAAGTCAATGGTGTGCATTGTTCTCGCTCAATTCTTACTTGCTGCGCTCTTACCTCTTTCTATGTGTTATCGAACACATGAATGCACAAGCGCGGCCTCTCTCTCCCCTTGGTTTTACGACAACTCCTGCCCAAAAGCACAAGCCATCGTTCAAGTCTTCGTCGCCAAAGCATACTCCATTGACCCTCGCATGGCTGCCTCACTGCTTAGGCTCCATTTCCATGATTGTTTCGTCAATGTTTGACAAAAGCTACTCTATTCTTCAAATATACAATGTTTGACATAAATAAGGAGATATGTTCAGTCTTACTATACATACTTTGGTTGGTGCAGGGATGTGATGCTTCCGTTCTTTTGGACAGTAGTGGAACCATAGAAAGCGAGAAACGATCAACTTCAAATCGAGACTCTGCTCGAGGTTTCGAAGTCATTGACGAGATTAAGTCTGCCTTGGAATATGAATGTCCTGAGACAGTTTCTTGTGCCGATATCTTGGCTCTCGTTGCTAGAGACTCCGTTGCAATTGTAAGTCAATCCTCCTAACACATATCATTACGATTTATAATTGTGCGTAATTGTAACAAACACTcgttgattttttaataatctacaCTAGTGTGGTGGACCGACTTGGGAAGTATATCTTGGAAGAAGAGATGCAAGAGAAGCAAGCTTGAGTGGTTCCATGGAGAACATTCCTTTTCCCGATTCCACGTTACAGACAATTGTCAACATGTTCAACCTTCAAGGACTCGATCTCACCGATCTTGTTGCCCTCTTAGGTATATTTCTCGTccctaatatatatacactcgACCAATTTGGTATCTTATAATAACTTTTGAGTGAATTACAaaagtttctttttgttgtaattgtgGTTAGTTTAAGTATATTGAGTTTATTTATGTTTCTTGAAGCCAttgattttaataattaaatgtttaaaataacgATGTGTAATTGTTATTGGATAGTTAAAAGTTAACCCATCTAAAGATACAAGctaaaacataatattattgataaattataaattctaaaacttataaatatgaTTCAAATGTAGGGAGTCACACGATAGGAAACTCGAGGTGCTTGAATTTCCGACAAAGGTTATACAACCATTCTGGAAACAATGACCCCGACCAGACTTTGAATCAAAACTACGCCTATATGTTGCAGCAGGGATGTCCGATTTCGGGGGAGGACCAGAAACTCTTTAATCTTGACTACGTGACGCCTACTAAGTTTGACAATTACTACTTCAAGAATCTGGTGGACTTTAGAGGACTCTTAAACTCTGATGAGGTTTTGTTCACGCAAAGCAGTGAGTCCATGGAGATGGTCAAGCTTTACGCGGAGAATGATGAAGCCTTTTTTGAGCAGTTCACCAAGTCGATCGTGAAGATGGGGAACATCTCACCGTTGTTGGGGACGGATGGTGAGATCCGGAGGACCTGCCGGAGGGTTAACCATGATGTTTAAGTAATTTAGGTTTGATTAATATTAGTCTTGATttgtgtaatattattcttatttGTTAATTAACTTATGAGTTTGGTTGGTGGTTGCATGGTTTACCCAAAaacatattgatttttattgcaACTGAATTTGCtaatgaatttggaatgttcCTATTCTCCGCAATGAAATTTTGACGTTACAACTCCATTAGTTACCATTTCTTTCTCGAAATTTAATGAATGTGGATGTATATTTAAAAGTATCGGGGTGTATTTAAGAGGTCTTCAAAAAACTTAAGGGGTGCTGTTGTAATTATAGTTAAGTTTTGAAGTAATTGGGCCTATATAGATTTGTTGGGTCTTAGCCCGAGAATAATCCTTGTCTGTAAACCGACGTCGTAGACCACCGcaatccttttttcttttggttagaAAAGCTCAGATGAATGAgccaattcattttttttacaaatggaGTTGGAGTAAATGTAACACTCTTGCTTCATGTTATTCATAAGAAAGACTTAAGAGCTTTTTATACTTTCAGAACCATAATTATTGATGAGATCACACTCAGGTTTCATTTTTGGATACACATTATAAGTAGTTTACTTAAGACTAGAGCATCATGGTTCTTCTATAAGGGGCCATAAGAACGGCCTGAGTTTACTCTGATTTGCTTAACTTGTTTAAGAAGCAGAGAATCTCTTGAGAGACTTGTTGAGACTTCTCCTGCTGGATGAAATGATGACCATCCTCAATAACAACAACCTCAAGGTTAGGTACAGCACTCTTGAACATCTCTCCTTTTACATACTCTATTGTTCCATTGGGACCTTCATTTCCTATATCTTTGTCTCCCGCTATAAACTTAGTAGGAACTAGGATTTTGGAGTCTTGCCACGGCGCCAATATCTCCCAGTTCCTGTAATTAAACATTCTCAATACTTGTTTTGGTAACATAAAGACTGTAGATAAAGTGAGAGAAAGTAGGAGAGGGAGAAGTGAACAACTTACAGATCCATGGCTCTGTAGTAATTCAAAGGGCCTGTGAATCCAGATCTTTGAAACTTGTCTGCATACACTTGAATCTCTTCTTCAGTTATCCAATCTGGTATAGTCGATGGTATCTCAAGATGATCTATGATCTCTGTACCAGGAGGAGCAACTACGTAGTCTGTTCTTGTCATCAGTAAGAACTTCTTCATTACCGTCAAGCAATCATGCTTGGCAAATGCAGCCTCAGCTCTTCCtggtttcttttataaaccaaaccagAGAAATCGAATCAACGATGACAATTGAGTACAATAATAGTAACACTATAACATCATAAATCTTGGAAGTAAAATTTGGGTTTTACCTGAAACTGAGAGATGTATAACCCATCtccaaaacttttgaaaaaatctgAAGGTTTGAGTTTTGGATCTCTTGGAGTATATGGAACAGAGAGACTTATGTAACCTTTGACTCTGTCTGGTCTAAACAAGCACATACACCAACCTATGATCGCTCCCCAGTCATGCCCTGCTACAAAAGCCTACAACAGTAAACAATAACATGTAAGCTTTTCTTTTCCTGAAATCTATCTATCTAAATCTAAAAGTTGGATTCTCAAGAAGATGATCACTTATCACCTGAGCAGTGCCGTAGTGGTCGAGCAAACCGATGACATCAGCGACGAGGTGGCTCACTGTGTAAGACTCGTGGCTAGGAGGAGAATCGGAGTCAGCGTAGCCTCTGAGATCTGGAGCGACCACGTGGTAACCTTTGCTCGACAAGAAATCGATTTGGTGACGCCACGAGTACCATGTCTCAGGGAAACCATGGAGTAACAGAACCAAAGGCCCTTCTTTGTCTCCTTTCTCAGCAACGTTTAACCAAATCCCGTTggtctttatcttcttctctataaCAGAGCTCGTCATGTTTCTTGTCTTGATGATAGTTGTGAGAGAGGGAAGAAAAATCAGCGACCAAACTGAAGACTTTATTACAAGAGTGGATAAATCAATGTATACACGTGTCGTGGCGGCGAATGAGACCAGGCCTCTAGATATGTTACACGTGGAGTTCGTTCGTCCTGATTCAGAAATCCTTGAGTTTCAGTTTCGTGAGTTGTCTTAAAGTAAAAGGATGTCTACCAACAAGAAACACATGACTGAATATAAAGAACAGAAACGTCAAGTAACTCTCAGTTCTTCTGACAAAATGGGGAGTTAACTCTTAAGAGAACACGCCAAACACAACAAAGAAGAGTAATTCTAACTGACgacaagaaaaagagattgtCATTTGGGATTATTGATTCAATGAAAGCAATCTCAAGAAGAcattgacttcttcttctcttcttcgagcTGCTGAAGTTCAGTCAGTCTTTCAGCCCAAGCTCGGTCTCTTGCGACAGCAGCCATCTTGCGTTCCACTTGcttgattctcttcttcctctttgccTCTTGCACCAGCGCTtgcctcttctttttctcagaCTGTGAAAACATTCACGACAACTCTATCTTATCAGTAAACGAAATATCTCTCTtagaaaacaatctaaaaataagGAACATTGCAGATTGTTTTGCCAAGATATGGAAACAAAGCAGTGAAGCTAAGAGAGATACAGCCTTTTATATTTCCCACAGGCTACTTTTGAATTCTCAGCTTTCAAACTTTCTCTCGTGTGTACAATGACTACAATCTATGGATTCTCAACACAAGATATCTCAGCTAATAATGTCAAGCTATGCAACCATCAAAAGCTATCAAATTTCTAAAAACAAGCTACAAAGCAAATCAGACTAACCAGTATAAAGGCACGACGCTGCCCTATGCGCTTCTTCGCATTCCTTCTCTTGACACTGccctttttaggattgtttgaAGAAATTGGCTCGCCAGGTGTATATTGAACATATGCATAAGGACCTGAAATGTCCTCAAATCTATTATTCATCTATTCAAACCTAACCAATGATTCTCTCTAGCTATATCAATTTTACCAGTAACAACACAAGTTGAGCTTTTAACACAATCACAATCCACTAAAACCAAACGATATCAACACTAAACCCACGAAATACTAATTAttaaacaacataaacaaaacacccCTATGAAGATTACACTAACTCCGTTCTGaatcacacaacacaacaacactCAATAACAATTTCACAAACAAAGCATCAATTTCTGCACCCCCCCCAGACTAAAAATGAACACATATAACCCATCAAAATTCGATTTTTATGGTACAAAGCTAGtcatcaaagacaaaaaaaatgacaaaccTGGAGGTTTCAATTTGGATCTTTTCCTCTTGGGATGAGTCATGGGTCGTCTTTTCGGAAGCCGAGTATCAGTTAAGCTTAAGCTATGAAAATGGTTCGTCAATGGAAACCATGGTAACCTCAAATGAGTCGTCGATCCACCGAAGAATGAGCATAACTCGGGCTTCGTAGCTTGAATCGACGCAGACGAGTAGTTAGCGGCGGCCGCACGCGAAACTAATGTTCTCGACAATGGTCGAAGTATCGATCTGATTGCTCCGAACCCCATTTTCACCAAAGCATCAGCGAACAGATTCCGATCCGAAAAGCTGATGAATTTACCGATCAAGCTTCGCCAAATTTCACCAAACTTGGAACGGAGAAGAAACTCTTCGCTAAACCCTGAACACTAATGGGCCTATAAACTCTGATTGGGCTCACAGTATGTCACGTACAtcaaattagtgattttgtatTCGATGACTGTCTATGataattgattttaatttttaaatcaatACATAGTGGAGATATTATTGTCTCCAagtctcattaaaaaaaaatattgcgAGAATTTATGTGTATATTCCTTAATGATATAGTAGTGTAATTACGGAGTTAGAGGGAGGATACTTGCATAGTAATTTTCATAACCATTTTAGAATTTGGGGTTGTACGTATACTacataaggaaataaaatattataccaTTAACGACATTAACTCGAAAGATGGAACCATTTTagtaatatatagatatagttaCCTTATAACAACAGTTAAAAAATCCAAATGAAAATCTTCAATCCAGTATAAATATATACCACTAGCTCTCGTTCATTTTAGCATAAACAgcttcattttttaattttttttgttacgagTACACAAGAAGGTGACCAAACATGTTTTCGTCAAGTCGTACAACTAAAAACCTGGTCCGTTTTCAATCTATCATTCGATAATCATATGATTATGTCTCATATTATCATTTGCTAGTTCGGTTCGTTACATATTCGAAAGTTTTCTTGCAGACTTGTGGGTTTAAAGTGAACACCAACTCCCCTCAATGGCACAAGAGCATGACGAAAATCCTCAAGAAAATCAGAGGTTAATATGGTTCTTTCTTCTAtctataaacatatatatatcgtaTGTTTTTGGTCGACTCAGTTCTCTTTTTGATCATAATGGTTTAGGAGGGAATTTTTGGATAGACGTGGATGAAGGAATGGCATACGTAACGGGTCAAGGAGATCCAAACAAGCTACTAAAACTTATGGGTTCGAAGAGAAGCAAAGATGCTGAAATGGCGTTTGTGAAAACCGGAACACATCATCGTCCTCATCATGATCCTAACTTCTGCAATAACTATCAAAGTTCTTTCTTTGGTGGGCAATCAGCAACGCCATATTGGCCAGGGTACTATCCACAAGGGCAGGGAATGTTACCTTTTCAGCAATACCCATTCCCCGGCGGCTATAATAACTACGGTTATTATTAAACCTTTTTCagaggattttttttctattacatcGAGATCAagcaaaacccttttttttttttttaccaaattagggttttctgcTTGTATTCGAAAATcagtaattttttgttttcgtttttttgaaactttagaTGCATGGATATTCTCTCTGCGTTTTTTTATCATCAGCAGAAGAGAATCTAGGAGaattgattttctctttttctttttctttttttgatgttttagttTATTGTATGAATCCGATGATATTCATTGAAGTTAGGGTTCTTCGTATAAACTTATAAGGAATGGTATGTTTCTGTTTcaagtttttgcattttttcctTCAAGATTTAtggatatatattaattacGGATTTGCTAGTTGT
The Camelina sativa cultivar DH55 chromosome 6, Cs, whole genome shotgun sequence genome window above contains:
- the LOC104791327 gene encoding thioredoxin domain-containing protein PLP3A — protein: MDPDAVKSTLSNLAFGNVMAAAARNYQKEVLANEKAQGSKPVNEEVDLDELMDDPELERLHGDRIAALKREVEKREAFKRQGHGEYREVSEGDFLGEVTRSEKVICHFYHKEFYRCKIMDKHLKTLAPRHVDTKFIKVDAENAPFFVTKLAIKTLPCVVLFSKGIAMDRLVGFQDLGTKDDFTTNKLENVLVKKGMLSKKKKEEDDEDAEYQESIRRSVRSSENLDSDSD
- the LOC104791329 gene encoding dehydrin Xero 2-like produces the protein MDSYQNQSGVPKKGITEKIMEKLPGHHAPHHTGGANPAYGATSAGGVHHKKQGMTEKIIDQVTPGHHGTHQTGYGATNTGGVHHEKQGMTEKIMDQVTPGHHGGSHQTGTHTGYGNTGGVHNEKQGMTEKIIDHVTPGQHGTHQTGYGATNTGGVHHERKGMTEKIMDQVTPGQHGGSHQTGTHTGYGNTGGAHHEKQGMTEKIMETLPGHQGSHQTGTHAGHGATHTGVVHHEKKGIVEKIKDQLPGHHGTHQTGTTTGYGNTGVVHHEKKSTMDKIKEKLPGSH
- the LOC104791330 gene encoding dehydrin Xero 1-like, whose translation is MESYQNQSGAQQTHQQLDQFGNPVSTTTAGPVIAEGGGLSGMLHRSGSSSSSSSEDDGLGGRRRKKKGITEKIKDKLPGHHESNKTSLGSTTTAYDTGTTVHHEKKGMMEKIKEKLPGGHH
- the LOC104791331 gene encoding peroxidase 36-like, with translation MVKSMVCIVLAQFLLAALLPLSMCYRTHECTSAASLSPWFYDNSCPKAQAIVQVFVAKAYSIDPRMAASLLRLHFHDCFVNGCDASVLLDSSGTIESEKRSTSNRDSARGFEVIDEIKSALEYECPETVSCADILALVARDSVAICGGPTWEVYLGRRDAREASLSGSMENIPFPDSTLQTIVNMFNLQGLDLTDLVALLGSHTIGNSRCLNFRQRLYNHSGNNDPDQTLNQNYAYMLQQGCPISGEDQKLFNLDYVTPTKFDNYYFKNLVDFRGLLNSDEVLFTQSSESMEMVKLYAENDEAFFEQFTKSIVKMGNISPLLGTDGEIRRTCRRVNHDV
- the LOC104791332 gene encoding bifunctional epoxide hydrolase 2-like, with the protein product MTSSVIEKKIKTNGIWLNVAEKGDKEGPLVLLLHGFPETWYSWRHQIDFLSSKGYHVVAPDLRGYADSDSPPSHESYTVSHLVADVIGLLDHYGTAQAFVAGHDWGAIIGWCMCLFRPDRVKGYISLSVPYTPRDPKLKPSDFFKSFGDGLYISQFQKPGRAEAAFAKHDCLTVMKKFLLMTRTDYVVAPPGTEIIDHLEIPSTIPDWITEEEIQVYADKFQRSGFTGPLNYYRAMDLNWEILAPWQDSKILVPTKFIAGDKDIGNEGPNGTIEYVKGEMFKSAVPNLEVVVIEDGHHFIQQEKSQQVSQEILCFLNKLSKSE
- the LOC104791333 gene encoding uncharacterized protein LOC104791333, encoding MGFGAIRSILRPLSRTLVSRAAAANYSSASIQATKPELCSFFGGSTTHLRLPWFPLTNHFHSLSLTDTRLPKRRPMTHPKRKRSKLKPPGPYAYVQYTPGEPISSNNPKKGSVKRRNAKKRIGQRRAFILSEKKKRQALVQEAKRKKRIKQVERKMAAVARDRAWAERLTELQQLEEEKKKSMSS
- the LOC104791334 gene encoding uncharacterized protein LOC104791334 — protein: MFSSSRTTKNLTCGFKVNTNSPQWHKSMTKILKKIRGGNFWIDVDEGMAYVTGQGDPNKLLKLMGSKRSKDAEMAFVKTGTHHRPHHDPNFCNNYQSSFFGGQSATPYWPGYYPQGQGMLPFQQYPFPGGYNNYGYY